Proteins encoded by one window of Lathyrus oleraceus cultivar Zhongwan6 chromosome 1, CAAS_Psat_ZW6_1.0, whole genome shotgun sequence:
- the LOC127114494 gene encoding uncharacterized protein LOC127114494 translates to MRMKKKNKGMSSNASTNGVETRARSSSETYVFGKTFVTKMKSVKKRQVQTHESDSEADEYWQNHDIVYVCNYLIIMNYALSCFANIFQGEIVGPFWIDCIMQNNMEFAQADYNAEQTHVEQDVLTCGLQHMFSWKQTAVGNAEITWAVFRERFLRKYFPEDVRGKKEIEFLELKQGNRSVTEYAAKFTELSKYYTPYNEATGDFSKCVKFENGLRPEIKQAIGYQRIRVFSDLVDCCRIFEQDSKARAESYQQRVDRKGKNQNDRGKPYAAGKGFQRQSGMKRPSGGDSSAPAKCYRCGQAGHRIHECTSNEKKCFKCGKGGHLAADCRLKTVTCFNCGELGHISPQCPKPKKENQSGGKVFALSGSETSADDRLIRGNEQ, encoded by the exons ATGAGGATGAAGAAAAAGAACAAGGGAATGAGTTCTAACGCTTCTACAAATGGTGTGGAGACTCGTGCTAGATCATCAAGTGAAACATATGTGTTTGGGAAGACATTTGTGACTAAGATGAAGTCCGTGAAGAAGAGACAAGTTCAAACTCATGAATCTGACTCAGAGGCTGATGAATACTGG CAAAATCATGATATTGTGTATGTGTGTAACTACCTAATAATTATGAATTATGCTCTG AGTTGTTTTGCCAATATTTTCCAAGGGGAGATTGTTGGTCCTTTTTGGATTGACTGTATTATGCAAAACAACATGGAGTTTGCTCAAGCTGATTATAATGCAGAACAAACACATGTTGAACAAGATGTTTTAACATGTGGGTTGCAACATATGTTCTCTTGGAAACAGACAG CTGttgggaatgctgagattacttgggctgtgttccgagagagattcctgaggaagtactttccagaggatgtcagaggaaagaaagagatagagttcttggaattgaagcagggcaatcggtcggttactgaatatgctgctaagttcacagagctgtcgaagtattacactccctataacgaggctactggggatttttcgaaatgtgtgaagtttgagaacgggttgcgtcccgagatcaagcaggctattggatatcagcggatcagagtgttttctgacttggttgactgttgcaggatttttgaacaggattccaaagccagagcagagagctatcagcaaagggttgataggaaaggcaagaatcagaatgatcgtggaaaaccgtatgcagctggcaaaggttttcagagacagagtgggatgaagaggcctagtgggggagactccagtgcccctgctaagtgttacagatgtggtcaggctgggcatcgtatccatgaatgtaccagtaatgagaagaagtgtttcaagtgtggaaaaggtggtcatttggctgcagactgccggttgaagactgtgacttgtttcaactgtggagagttgggtcatattagtccacagtgtcctaagccgaagaaggagaaccagtcgggaggcaaggtctttgctttatcgggttctgagacttctgcagatgatcgtttgatccgag gtaacgagcagtga
- the LOC127079887 gene encoding F-box protein SKIP19 — MESSLPPVIDSGERNWLNLPRDIVLSIFRRLDTVDILICTHNVCTTWRKISKDPFLYRTIILPNFGDLGTDLELEVLCHRAVDYSCGQLIDISIDYIGTDDLLHHIANSASHLRRLRLACCYSVTDEGLCEVAEKLPCLEELDISISRLSKDPLEVIGQCCPRLKTFKFNNQACKHLDFEYDDDDDDNEEAFAIAQTMPGLCRLQLFGNKMTNDGLLAILDGCPHLESLDIRHCFKVNLVGSLEKRCKEQIKYLRLPNDDTDDYPFETEFHDGSYYEDYSSEFSDTILLSDFDFDDNHYDFDFDFDDNY; from the exons ATGGAGTCATCACTACCACCAGTAATCGATTCCGGAGAGCGAAATTGGCTCAATCTTCCACGAGATATAGTATTATCCATTTTCCGGCGGCTTGACACAGTCGATATTCTCATTTGCACTCATAATGTTTGCACCACCTGGCGCAAAATCTCCAAGGACCCTTTCCTCTATCGCACCATCATCTTGCCCAATTTCGGCGACCTCGGCACGGACTTGGAATTAGAGGTTTTATGCCACCGCGCCGTTGATTACAGCTGCGGCCAGTTAATTGATATCAGCATCGATTATATTGGTACCGATGATCTTCTCCACCATATCGCCAATTC TGCAAGTCATCTGAGACGCCTCCGTCTTGCGTGTTGCTATAGCGTGACAGATGAAGGATTGTGTGAAGTTGCTGAAAAGCTTCCTTGCTTGGAGGAACTTGATATATCAATTAGCCGCTTATCCAAGGATCCTTTGGAAGTTATTGGCCAATGCTGTCCTCGATTGAAAACCTTTAAATTCAACAATCAAGCATGCAAACATCTAGACTTtgaatatgatgatgatgatgacgaCAACGAGGAGGCATTTGCTATTGCGCAAACCATGCCTGGGTTATGCCGTCTCCAACTTTTTGGAAACAAGATGACTAATGATGGTTTGCTTGCTATTCTTGATGGCTGTCCTCACCTTGAATCTCTTGACATTCGTCACTGTTTCAAAGTTAATTTGGTAGGAAGTTTGGAAAAGAGATGTAAAGAACAGATCAAGTATTTACGGCTTCCAAATGATGACACTGATGACTATCCATTTGAAACTGaatttcatgatggatcatattatgaagACTACTCATCAGAGTTCTCAGACACAATTTTATTGTCTGACTTTGATTTTGATGATAACCATTATGactttgattttgattttgatgataactATTAG